In Vibrio tritonius, the following are encoded in one genomic region:
- a CDS encoding putative bifunctional diguanylate cyclase/phosphodiesterase, which produces MVEIKPTQSIAFKQAITVFIVSMLLGMAFSINYTLLDLHQEKNRLEEHYRFQLMQSYTNASQAAFRLNPILAEQVVSSLMNDPAIHHVQIMDDFNEILFQQTNPAPKVSAFVGLVSNYISPTSTTFSTSLHQPNSSTVVGYLLFSVNTNTLAQRFITKHANMLLLDLLRTCLLTIILLIFFYYKLSLPLIRLSRWVRSLRDKQHSSPDTLFRGNNELKELAGTVHQLWQERESAEGKLNKLAYYDTLTGLNNRSMLMKMLNVNIKKSVKEGTQGALLYLDLDRFKTINDSLGHTIGDKLLIAVATRIEEWSHYNYVIARIGGDEFAVLIPSYHDNEIEEVAQQLLDTLSAPYIVDTHQLYCSSSIGIALFSGANNANIDVLRQADTALYRAKVHGRNTYQFYQPEMQSQIESFLNIEKGLHEALASNQLELFYQPQVNAQHEIVGAEALIRWHHPQKGIISPGIFMPIAEETGQILPIGHWIIETAFAHYAQWQAQGLLPKSFCRLAINISPLQFAQDSFVEQIDQALNKYRISGQSIELEITENLLLENVEVARQKMAQLKKSHLHLSIDDFGTGYSSLRYLKHLDVDVLKIDRSFVTQLHQDENDQAIVDTILMIAKRLNLRVIAEGVENENELRALKRMGCKQFQGYLFDKPLNEEELLLRFKTTPYQDVAKETTELDIHSAKNI; this is translated from the coding sequence ATGGTAGAAATAAAACCCACCCAATCCATCGCCTTTAAACAAGCGATTACCGTGTTTATCGTATCGATGCTACTGGGAATGGCCTTTAGCATAAACTATACGTTGCTCGACCTTCATCAAGAAAAAAACCGTCTTGAGGAGCATTATCGTTTTCAGCTTATGCAGAGTTATACCAATGCAAGTCAGGCAGCCTTCCGACTTAACCCTATCTTAGCCGAGCAAGTTGTTTCTAGTCTGATGAACGATCCTGCGATTCATCATGTGCAAATCATGGATGACTTTAACGAAATCCTATTTCAACAAACCAACCCAGCTCCCAAAGTGAGCGCATTTGTTGGGTTAGTGTCAAATTATATTTCTCCGACTAGCACCACATTCTCAACCAGCTTACATCAACCGAACTCATCTACCGTTGTGGGCTATTTACTCTTTTCGGTTAATACCAACACACTCGCGCAACGCTTCATCACCAAGCACGCAAACATGTTGCTCTTAGATTTATTGAGAACCTGCTTGTTGACCATCATTCTATTGATTTTTTTTTACTACAAACTGTCTCTACCCTTAATTCGATTAAGCCGTTGGGTACGCTCTTTGCGAGACAAGCAACACAGTTCACCAGACACATTATTTCGGGGTAATAACGAACTTAAGGAGCTAGCAGGTACCGTCCATCAGCTATGGCAAGAACGTGAAAGCGCAGAAGGAAAATTAAATAAGCTGGCTTACTACGACACACTAACAGGCTTAAATAACCGTAGTATGTTGATGAAAATGCTCAACGTGAACATAAAGAAAAGCGTCAAAGAGGGAACACAAGGAGCCCTGCTGTACTTAGATTTGGATCGTTTCAAAACCATTAACGATTCGTTGGGACACACCATTGGTGACAAGCTACTGATAGCCGTTGCAACCCGAATAGAAGAGTGGTCGCATTACAATTATGTCATTGCGCGTATCGGAGGCGATGAATTTGCCGTACTGATCCCTAGCTATCATGATAATGAAATCGAAGAAGTCGCTCAGCAACTGCTCGACACCTTATCTGCCCCATACATCGTCGATACACACCAGCTCTATTGCAGTAGCAGTATTGGTATCGCCCTATTTTCCGGTGCAAATAACGCCAATATCGACGTACTTCGACAGGCAGATACAGCACTCTATCGCGCTAAAGTACATGGCAGGAATACCTATCAGTTTTATCAACCGGAAATGCAGTCACAAATCGAAAGTTTCTTAAACATCGAGAAAGGGCTGCATGAAGCGCTTGCTTCAAATCAGCTTGAGCTTTTTTATCAACCTCAAGTCAATGCCCAGCATGAGATTGTCGGTGCTGAAGCACTAATTCGTTGGCATCATCCCCAAAAAGGTATTATTTCCCCTGGGATCTTTATGCCCATCGCAGAGGAAACTGGGCAAATTTTGCCTATCGGACACTGGATCATTGAAACCGCCTTTGCGCATTATGCCCAATGGCAAGCTCAAGGTCTTCTTCCTAAAAGCTTTTGTCGCTTGGCTATCAATATTAGTCCTCTTCAATTTGCTCAAGACAGTTTTGTCGAACAAATAGATCAAGCACTGAATAAATACCGCATTTCAGGACAGTCTATTGAATTAGAGATCACTGAGAACCTGCTGCTAGAGAATGTCGAAGTCGCCAGACAAAAAATGGCCCAGCTCAAGAAGTCTCACTTGCACCTTTCCATCGATGACTTTGGTACTGGTTACTCTTCTTTGCGTTATTTAAAGCATTTGGATGTGGATGTCCTTAAAATTGACCGTTCTTTTGTCACCCAACTCCATCAAGATGAAAATGACCAAGCGATTGTTGACACCATTTTAATGATCGCTAAGCGATTGAATCTAAGAGTGATTGCAGAAGGTGTAGAAAATGAGAACGAACTTAGAGCATTAAAACGCATGGGATGTAAACAGTTTCAAGGGTACTTATTTGATAAACCGTTAAATGAAGAAGAGTTGTTGCTCCGCTTTAAAACCACGCCCTATCAAGACGTGGCTAAAGAGACGACGGAATTAGATATTCATTCAGCAAAAAACATATAA
- the rimI gene encoding ribosomal protein S18-alanine N-acetyltransferase, translated as MSVSFVALSECYLDAVWAIEQSAHSHPWKQSMIYDLKSRGQLHSAMLVDDKVVGYFYAQNIVGEVSLLNIAIAPQEQGKGYGRLLANYFIELCQQANAESAWLEVRESNQRAIALYDQLGFHEIDRRLNYYPTNKGKEDALIMSYMFFAE; from the coding sequence ATGTCAGTTTCTTTCGTCGCTCTTTCTGAGTGTTACCTTGATGCTGTTTGGGCCATCGAGCAGTCTGCTCATTCTCATCCATGGAAACAGTCAATGATTTACGACTTAAAAAGTCGAGGTCAATTGCACAGCGCGATGTTGGTGGATGACAAAGTGGTTGGTTATTTTTATGCGCAGAACATTGTTGGTGAAGTATCGTTACTGAATATCGCTATTGCCCCTCAAGAGCAGGGGAAAGGGTATGGCCGATTGCTAGCGAATTATTTTATTGAGTTGTGTCAACAAGCCAATGCAGAAAGTGCCTGGCTAGAAGTCCGTGAAAGTAATCAGCGAGCAATTGCACTTTATGATCAACTAGGGTTTCATGAAATTGATCGTCGTCTTAACTATTATCCGACAAATAAAGGGAAGGAAGACGCGTTAATCATGAGTTATATGTTTTTTGCTGAATGA
- a CDS encoding DNA polymerase III subunit psi — protein sequence MSHSHLSYLQEMGIQSWELTHAERLKGYQPSLNQLPSHCRLVLVSDEYPTAVEVAMFDRVINSFHVINSETCFIHLAQLMQFDLSTLEWLWFAGCKPLPTSVHKQLVSPHLRDIDGNTQQRRALWQQICSYED from the coding sequence ATGTCACATTCACACCTGTCCTATCTTCAGGAGATGGGGATTCAAAGCTGGGAATTAACGCATGCTGAACGCTTAAAAGGCTATCAGCCTTCCCTAAATCAACTGCCAAGTCATTGCCGTTTGGTTTTGGTCAGCGATGAATACCCAACAGCCGTCGAAGTGGCTATGTTTGATAGAGTGATCAATAGTTTCCATGTTATTAACAGTGAAACGTGTTTTATTCATCTTGCTCAATTGATGCAATTTGATCTTTCCACTCTAGAATGGTTGTGGTTTGCTGGTTGCAAACCTTTACCCACTTCAGTTCACAAACAATTGGTTTCACCACATTTACGTGATATCGACGGTAATACTCAACAGCGTCGAGCACTGTGGCAACAGATTTGTTCCTACGAGGATTAA
- a CDS encoding GNAT family N-acetyltransferase yields MLIRTEAPADILLIDRLLKSVFTTEAEADLVMSLRENGHLTLSLVACTDEGEVIGHAMFSPLTISGEETNWQGIFPVCVSQPHRHQGIGSQLIREGLDSLSDLGYPGCIATGKLEFWTSLGFQSNPNLTLADNDCHTFTLWETEAGAPAGIVECSSEFQSYALTV; encoded by the coding sequence ATGCTTATTCGAACTGAAGCACCAGCAGATATTCTATTAATTGACCGGTTATTAAAGTCGGTATTTACCACTGAAGCGGAAGCTGATTTGGTGATGTCTCTTCGTGAAAATGGTCATTTGACCTTGTCACTTGTTGCTTGTACTGATGAAGGTGAAGTGATTGGACATGCCATGTTTAGCCCCTTAACCATCTCAGGGGAAGAGACCAATTGGCAGGGCATCTTTCCTGTGTGTGTAAGTCAGCCTCATCGACATCAAGGTATTGGTTCGCAACTTATCCGTGAGGGATTAGATTCCCTTTCCGACTTAGGTTATCCAGGATGTATCGCTACCGGAAAGTTGGAATTTTGGACATCACTAGGTTTTCAATCGAACCCAAACTTGACGTTGGCGGACAATGATTGCCATACCTTCACCCTTTGGGAAACCGAAGCGGGTGCCCCAGCAGGCATAGTTGAGTGTAGCTCCGAATTTCAGAGCTATGCATTAACGGTCTAA
- the ubiT gene encoding ubiquinone anaerobic biosynthesis accessory factor UbiT gives MINKIRSQLVQNAASILRSPVHLIPSFVQKKAMLDSMLMVFREAIDDGDFAFLSDKWLKIEIHDMNLHWYISYQNDNLIIANKEVIEDVRFSGNLNDLVLIAGRKEDPDTLFFQRRLLIEGDTELGLEVKNLMDSIDLEQFPKPMQVVLQQLAEFVHKGLSEPAAQSNNEVVHAYSN, from the coding sequence GTGATTAACAAGATACGTTCTCAATTAGTGCAAAATGCCGCGTCTATTTTGCGATCTCCAGTACACTTAATTCCTTCGTTTGTTCAAAAAAAAGCCATGCTAGACAGTATGTTGATGGTTTTTCGGGAAGCTATTGATGATGGTGATTTTGCTTTTTTGAGCGATAAATGGCTTAAAATCGAAATTCACGATATGAATTTACATTGGTACATAAGTTATCAAAATGACAATTTAATTATCGCTAATAAAGAAGTAATTGAAGATGTTCGTTTCAGTGGCAACCTGAATGATTTAGTATTGATAGCCGGACGCAAAGAAGACCCAGATACTCTTTTCTTTCAGCGCCGTTTACTGATTGAAGGCGATACAGAGCTTGGTTTAGAAGTGAAAAATTTGATGGATAGCATCGATTTAGAACAATTCCCGAAACCGATGCAAGTTGTACTTCAACAATTAGCTGAATTTGTGCATAAAGGCCTATCTGAGCCTGCTGCACAATCCAATAATGAGGTAGTTCATGCTTATTCGAACTGA
- a CDS encoding sensor domain-containing protein, whose amino-acid sequence MPAQTLLDNLQHWFAKLTANRTFFFAILDREHRYVMVNERYSELAQLQPSQLVGMSDQPILGDHYYRYLKPFYERAFLGENVENEIEFEHQGIQFSLLFTLSPITYNGQISHVIFQASDTSEKHQLLSSLDESEQKFLTLSTLIKDGLLLVENNTILSANPAAARLLGFEDHSELLGEELSPLFIDGQTHLGMAPGFTEQLSTSPIICQTSTRCGFERLVALNTAWTPMWGQHSQLILMQEYSPSPSESVPAALNSLDIHLDPLTGLYNRLGFSKRVDQLIKTSTPSLMLYLDVDNFKNINDSLGHHVGDKVIREIAARLKRILPPHAILGHLGADEFAIIWPNPEHQRAAEMLSDRIISLINQPFDLHHFTKRLSCSIGSVRYPENGQNARVLLQNADTAMYEAKERGRNRLIIYNDQMNKEARARLWLEIELQKALQQNGLEVWYQPKVNARDFSINGAEALVRWKHPVEGYISPASFIPVAEKSGLIEHLGRVVIREVFTTVKRWKQQGILPGRVAINLSPEQFGNRQLLDYLDKQLRITGLEPSCITFELTETAVMSNSDNTLQMLNAIKKLGFTLSIDDFGTGYSSLAYLARFPLDELKIDRGFINDIDQLPKQITVIENIINLGKSLDMSVVAEGVETQQQAALLSNLNCNTIQGFHFYRPQPKQEVEELFVKNCRHRKRNSEL is encoded by the coding sequence ATGCCTGCGCAAACATTATTGGACAATTTGCAGCACTGGTTCGCGAAGTTAACCGCTAATCGCACGTTTTTCTTTGCTATTTTGGATAGAGAGCATCGCTATGTCATGGTGAATGAGCGCTATTCAGAATTGGCACAACTGCAACCAAGTCAATTGGTAGGAATGAGTGATCAACCAATACTTGGCGACCATTATTATCGGTACTTGAAGCCGTTCTATGAACGAGCATTCCTAGGCGAGAACGTGGAAAATGAGATAGAATTTGAGCACCAAGGCATCCAATTCAGTCTCCTATTTACTCTTTCTCCCATTACATATAATGGACAAATTAGTCACGTTATTTTCCAAGCAAGCGACACTTCAGAAAAACATCAATTACTGAGCTCCTTAGACGAATCAGAACAAAAATTTCTTACCTTATCGACTCTGATTAAAGATGGCTTATTACTGGTTGAAAACAATACTATTCTTTCAGCCAACCCAGCAGCTGCACGTTTACTTGGCTTTGAAGATCACAGTGAATTGTTAGGAGAAGAACTATCTCCACTATTTATTGATGGGCAAACGCATTTGGGGATGGCGCCAGGCTTCACAGAACAGCTATCAACCTCCCCTATCATCTGTCAAACCAGTACTCGTTGTGGCTTTGAGAGGTTAGTCGCCTTAAATACCGCCTGGACTCCCATGTGGGGTCAACACTCACAGCTCATCTTGATGCAAGAGTACTCTCCCAGTCCAAGTGAGTCTGTGCCAGCAGCTCTCAATAGCCTAGATATCCACCTCGACCCTCTCACTGGGTTATATAATCGTTTGGGGTTTAGTAAACGGGTTGATCAGCTCATTAAAACATCAACTCCGTCACTTATGCTCTATTTGGACGTGGATAACTTTAAAAATATCAATGACTCACTAGGCCACCACGTCGGTGATAAAGTCATTCGTGAAATTGCAGCGCGTTTAAAACGAATTCTTCCACCCCATGCCATTCTTGGTCATTTGGGAGCGGATGAGTTTGCTATCATCTGGCCAAATCCCGAACATCAACGCGCAGCCGAAATGCTGTCTGATCGAATCATCTCTTTGATTAATCAACCATTTGATCTGCACCATTTTACCAAACGACTTTCCTGCTCCATCGGCAGTGTTCGTTATCCAGAAAATGGGCAAAATGCTCGGGTATTACTGCAAAATGCAGATACTGCTATGTATGAAGCCAAAGAGCGTGGGCGTAACCGTTTGATTATTTACAATGATCAGATGAATAAAGAAGCGCGAGCAAGGTTATGGCTTGAGATCGAATTGCAAAAAGCATTGCAGCAAAACGGGTTAGAGGTATGGTATCAGCCGAAAGTGAATGCCCGTGATTTTAGTATTAACGGCGCAGAAGCACTAGTGCGCTGGAAGCACCCCGTCGAAGGCTACATTAGCCCCGCTTCTTTCATCCCTGTGGCTGAAAAATCAGGATTGATTGAACATTTAGGTCGGGTGGTTATTCGCGAAGTATTTACCACGGTAAAACGTTGGAAACAACAGGGTATATTACCCGGACGAGTTGCGATAAACCTTTCGCCTGAGCAATTTGGCAATAGACAGCTACTTGATTACCTAGATAAACAACTGCGTATTACTGGATTAGAACCGAGCTGTATTACCTTTGAGCTTACCGAAACAGCCGTAATGAGCAATAGTGATAACACCTTGCAAATGCTCAATGCCATTAAAAAGTTAGGCTTTACACTTTCGATTGATGACTTTGGAACGGGTTACTCGTCATTAGCGTATTTAGCTCGCTTTCCACTAGACGAACTCAAGATCGACCGCGGCTTTATTAATGATATTGATCAACTGCCAAAACAAATCACTGTAATAGAAAACATCATAAACTTGGGCAAATCATTAGATATGAGCGTCGTGGCGGAAGGGGTAGAAACCCAACAACAAGCCGCCCTACTATCAAATCTAAATTGTAATACGATTCAAGGCTTTCATTTTTACCGCCCTCAACCAAAACAAGAAGTAGAAGAACTGTTTGTCAAAAACTGCCGTCACAGAAAAAGAAACAGCGAACTTTAG